In one Vicinamibacterales bacterium genomic region, the following are encoded:
- a CDS encoding SDR family NAD(P)-dependent oxidoreductase: MSAPAFFRGKSVLITGASSGIGAELAWQLAQAGAHLTLTARRTPLLEAVAQRIGAAGHPAPLVVQCDVTRDGEVDRAAAEAVRRWGTLDVAIANAGFGVVGALPDLTVDDYRRQFETNVFGVLRTIYATLPAIEQARGNVVILGSVAGWISAPNGSPYAMSKFAVRALADAITPELALRGVTVTLISPGFVASDIRRVDNQGALHADAAEPIPAWLVMPTAKAAARSLRAVARGKREIIVTGHGRILVAIERFLPFLSRAVKRRLAARGGYRSEPRTTTAG; encoded by the coding sequence ATGAGTGCGCCAGCCTTCTTTCGCGGGAAGAGCGTGCTGATCACCGGCGCCTCCTCCGGAATCGGGGCCGAGCTGGCCTGGCAGCTGGCGCAGGCCGGCGCGCATCTGACGCTGACGGCCCGCCGCACGCCTCTCCTCGAGGCGGTCGCGCAAAGGATCGGCGCGGCCGGGCACCCGGCGCCGCTCGTCGTTCAGTGCGACGTAACGCGCGACGGAGAAGTGGACCGGGCCGCCGCGGAAGCGGTGCGCCGCTGGGGGACGCTCGACGTCGCGATCGCCAATGCCGGGTTCGGCGTCGTCGGAGCGCTGCCCGACCTGACGGTGGACGACTACCGGCGGCAGTTCGAGACCAACGTGTTCGGGGTCCTGCGCACGATCTACGCCACGCTGCCGGCGATCGAGCAGGCGCGAGGCAACGTGGTGATCCTCGGCAGTGTCGCGGGGTGGATCTCGGCGCCGAACGGCTCGCCGTACGCGATGAGCAAGTTCGCGGTCCGCGCGCTCGCCGACGCGATTACGCCGGAGCTGGCCCTCCGCGGCGTCACGGTCACGTTGATCAGCCCCGGGTTCGTCGCCAGCGACATCCGGCGCGTGGACAACCAGGGCGCGCTCCACGCCGATGCCGCGGAGCCAATCCCCGCGTGGCTCGTCATGCCCACTGCGAAGGCGGCGGCGCGGAGCCTGCGTGCCGTGGCGAGAGGGAAGCGCGAAATCATCGTCACCGGGCACGGCAGGATCCTCGTCGCGATCGAGCGGTTCCTGCCGTTCCTGTCGCGGGCGGTGAAGCGACGGCTGGCGGCGAGGGGCGGCTATCGATCGGAACCGCGCACGACTACGGCCGGCTAG